The region CCGAAGCCCGATCATAGCCGTTATTGCCCATCCTGGCGCCGTCGAAGAGCGCGTAAAGCCCGGCAAGATCACCGCCCTCGGGAATGTCGCGCGGACCGCCGGTCTGCCCTTCGACCAGATGGAGATAGGCCAGCCCATAGCCGTTCAGCAGGCGGACCGCGTAAGAGAAGGTTTCCTGCGGATTGCTGTCTTCAATGTCATTGGCGTTCGAGAACGGGCTCAGACGCACCCCGACACGATCTCCGCCCCAGACGCCGACCACCGCCTCGGTCACCTCTTTCAGGAACCGCGCACGGTTTTCGATCGGCCCGCCATAGCCGTCGTCACGCTTGTTGGAGCCGTCACGGAGGAACTGGTCGATCAGGTAACCGTTGGCCGCGTGGATCTCCACGCCGTCAAAGCCGGCCCTTTTCGCGTTCTCGGCCGCCCTTGTGTAGTCCTCGATGATCCCCGGTATTTCAGAGATTTCGAGCGCGCGCGGGGTGGGCGTGTCAACGAACCCGGTCCCGTCGAAGGTCTTGGAATTTGCCGCAATGGCGGACGGGGCGACCGGATCGGCCCCGCCGGTCTGAAGCACCGGATGGGAGATGCGGCCCACGTGCCAGAGCTGAATGACAATCCTGCCGCCCGCAGCGTGAACGGCGTCGGTCACCTTCTTCCAACCGTTGACCTGGGCATCGGAATAGATGCCCGGCGTCCAGGCGTAGCCCTTGCCCTGCGGGGAAATCTGGGAGGCCTCGGTCACGATCAGCCCTGCCCCGGCGCGCTGGCGATAATATTCGACGTGGATTTCAAACGGGGCGTCATCTTGCGGCCGTGCCCGGTTACGGGTCAGCGGAGCCATCACGATACGGTTCTTCAAATCGATAGCACCGGCTTTTGCCGGAGAAAACAGCGTCGTACCTGCCATGGTCATATTTCCTTCTGGCTGTTGTTCAAAGTTGGATATTTATGGACTAATCAGTCCATAAATAGGCGTGCGAAACCAGGTCATCACCTGGATTGCGCGGCTGGGAAGGCGCTCTTCCTACGGGGAGAGTACCGATCTGGCTTGTTTTAAGGTATCGGCAATCCGGTCTGCCGGGATGCCGGCCTTGCGGAGTGCCAGGGTTCCGATTGCGAGCGAGGAATAAGCGCGCGCCTTGTCCCGGACGGCGTCGGGATTTTGCGGGTCGAGGGCCCTGGCAAATATTTCCTCGATACTCTCCAGGTGGCGGCGCCCGAGTGCGGCGACCTTTTCATCATGCGGGGCAAGCTCGGTGATGCAATTCACCAGCAAGCAGCCTCGCGGTCCCCCTTTGGGATCCGATATGGCCTGCATCATGGCGTCGATCGGATCGCCGCCGGCAGTTTCCGCAACATTCCTCAGATTGCGGATACCGTTGCTCGAATAGTGTTCCACGGCCCTCAGAAACAAGGACTGCTTGTCCCCGAATGCGCCGTAGAAGCTCGACCGGCTGAGGCCCATGGCCTTGGTCAGGTCATCCAGAGACGTCGCTTCAAAACCCTTTTGCCAGAACACGTTCATGGCGGCCTCCAGCGCGGCGGCTTCATCGAAATTGCGCGGCCGCCCCGGTCCGGATACCCGTTTTTCGGGTGAAGATTTGTGAAACTGAGCCTCTGACATGCTCCTGATATGGACTGTCCGGTCCGCAATGCAAGTTCCGCCACGGAAAATTACGGACTGAGCGTTTCAGATTTATGGATGCGGCAAGGCGGCCGTCGCGCACCGCAGTCGGGATCTACATCCTGCAGGAGCCGGCATATGCATCGCCGACATCATCGAAAATGCGCGCTATGGCTTCCATTTCATAAAGCCTGCTGGTGCGCCGCACGCCCTCCACCAGATACAGGTCCTGGATCGGAAACTGGTTGGAATTGAAACGGAAATCTCCGCGCACGCTCTCGAACGGTGCGGCGTTGATGGCGGAGAGAAGAACCTCCTGGTCTTTCACGCCCCCGGTGAGCTCGAGGGCGAAATGAATGAGCCTTGCCGCATCGTAGCCCTGCGCGGCATAAACCGACGGTTCGTATTTGTATTCGCGGCCGAATTCGCGCACGAAACGCTTGTTCGACGGATTGTCCAGATTGGGCGCCCAATGAGACGCGGAGAAAAGGCCCTCCGCCGTCTCGCCGGTATGGGGCAAGGTCACGGCGTTGATCGTTCGCGACGACAGGAACGGGACAATGCCCTTGAGACCGGAGGCGTGGAACTGCCTGACCAGTTCGACACCCATGCCGCCCGGCATGTAGGCAAAGATGGCATCGGGTTCGATTTCGGAGACCTGCCGGAATTCTTCCGAGAAATCCGACTGGCCGAGCTTGGGAAACAGCTCGCGCGCGATCTGCCCCTTGAAGTGGCGGCGAAATGCGGCGACGGCATCGCGGGCGGCTTCGTAATCGGGCGCGACCGTGACGACCTGCTGATAGCCCTTCAGGCTCGCATAGCGGCCCATGGTCTCATGGACCTGATCGTCCTGCGAGGCGGTGGAGAAGAAGTAGCGGCTGCATTGCCGTCCGGCGATGGGCGCCGGCCCGGATTGGGTGCCGATGAAGATCGTCTTGGAACGCACCACTGGATCGTGCACCGCCAGCATGACCCTGGAAAAATTCACGCCGACCAGTATGTCGATGCCGTTCTGCTCGATCAGCTTTGTTACCTCTTCGACAGCATATTCGGGATCCAGCTTGTCATCGACAACGAGAACATTCGTCGGCAGGCCGCCCAGGGCGCCATTGGATTGTTTCAGGCCAAGCATGAAACCGTCGCGCATCTGCTCGCCGAATATCGCAGCCGGTCCCGACAGGGTTGCCATGAAGCCGATTTTCAATTCGGGGATTTCCTGCGCCACCAACGCCTGACACGTCAGCGCCAGTCCCGCGATCATGCCACTTGCGTGTGCGAGACAGTGCGAGATCCAGGATTTCATGATGTCTTGCCCGTGTGTTTCAATTGCTGTTCTGGCCGATTACTGCGGCCTTCTGGCCGGGAGCAGGCGCTATCGTCCTCATCATGACGGAGACAGGTTAGGCTTTTGCAAACAACGGCAAGGACGTTCGCGAACGATCACAAGCCCGCCACAATTGCCGTCAAATTCCTCAGGGCTGCCGCAATCCTGCCCGTGTCCCGACGCATTGACAAAGATAAATGCCGGTCTTCGATCCGATATCCGCCCCAGCGCCTGTCAGATCCGGGAATCCAGGAGTGCCGTATGTATTCCATATCCTTGCCACCGCGCGAATTCGAACCCCAGTCGGACGTCTCACCGGACAGCAAGCCTTCCGTCACGGCGAACCAGGAACTGAAACTCGTCAGACCTTCTGAGCCCTTCCCTGAAGCGGAAGCACCGCAGGAGCAGTCGAAAAACGCCGAGATACTTGCGGCAAGGATCCTTCACCTGCACGCCACCGCCGAAGTTGCGGAGACCAAAAGACCAAGGCTGATCGACAATTACGACGAGCCGGCACTGGACGTGCCCGGTGTTTTGTGGCGTGCGAAGGAAGATGTCAGGGCGGTGCCCCCCAGGCCCGAGGCATTGGCCCTGTCGGACAGGACGGTGTCCTCAGGCTCGCTTCGCAACGGGCCAAGCTTCAAGGCGTTGCTGATAAGTTCGCTGCTCATCGTCGCTGCCGGCAGCGGCGCCCTCGCCGTGAGCATGACCGGCCTCCTGCAGGACAGGGGCGACGGCAGCCGCACGGTGGAAACCCTGAGCATTACCGCCGAGCCGACCATCGAGAGCCTGATCGCAGGAAGCGACGGAGTGTCGTCCGGTGGCAGCACAGCAGGAGAAACCGCGGCTGGAGAGATCGATACCGCCAAGGCACAGGCAAAAGCCCAGATACGCAAGGTCTTTGCCGCGCGCGACCCGAATGCTTCTGCTTCGGTCAATCAGGCTGCCGCGGTTGCAGACACGGCGCAAGATCCTTCGCCGGACAAAATCCAGGCACGGGTCGAGCCCCGTCAGGCCGGCGAAGCCGGAAACACCTTGAGCGAGGCAGGTGCAACCGGTTCTGCCCTGGCGCAGACAGGTCAAACGGGCGCTGCGGTTCCGGCAGCCGGAGAGATTTCAACTGCCTCAGAACAGTCCGAAACCGGGATCGAAACCCTGCCAGGCGACCCTGCCTATACGAACACGGGTTTGGTCTCTGTTGCGGTCAATCTGCGGCAGACGGCGGACAACGACTCCGAGGTCCTGACCGTTGTTCCGGAAAACAGCGAAGTCCGCTTCAGCGAATGCGGGCCGTGGTGGTGCAATATTTCCTACGAGGGACAGTCGGGTTTCATCAGCCAGAAGTATCTGCAACGATAGGGCCGGTGGTCTCCACGGCGGCCTGAACCGTTCAAGTAGAGCCTTGTTAAGCCTGATCCGTTAGTATCCGCATCACTTTGAGTTGATGATGGCAGGAGGCGGATCATGCCCAACCCCAAATCGCGCCGCGTTGTCGCGTATCTGACCTCGGTTGTCGGACTGACCGTCTTCCCGGCCATGAGTTCCGTCCCTGCTCTTGCCGATGGCACCGATTGCGTGATCTATGCGACCGACTATGCCAGTGCCCGCATGGGCAGCGGCGACGTCGTCGGTGACGTTGTTTCCGGCGGCATGGCGGGCGCCGTTGCCGGCGGAGAATGGCAGGGCCCCTCCGGAGCCCACCGCGGCGTGCGCGTCGGTGGCGCGCTCGGGGTCATGGACAATCTCGGCTCCTTGCCGGGCGGATGGCAGGCGCTTTACGACATGGCCTATCAGATGTGCCTGCAGCAGACGTCCGGCGTGAATGCCGGCACGCCGACCTTGCCTGCCCCGCCGCCCGACTGCCGGTCCTCGGCCAGCGTCAATGCGCCTTTGCGGCGAACGCCCGAGGGCGGCATCATGGCCGGCTCCGGCTTCGGAAACTGTCCTTAGACCGCAATCAACAATCCCCACGTCGCAGCGCACGACCCCGGTTGACCTTCGGGGCGAAGCAAAGTCAACTATGGCCGATTTGCGCAATTTCATCCGCCACAAGACGACAGGACTTTTCATGACTCGCCGAGTGCTCTTTGCTTCCCGACTTGCCGCTGCCGCTTTTTCCGCAGTCTGGATCGCCGCCTCACCGGCGGCTGCCCAGCAATGCGGCGGGGATTTCCGGCAGTTTCTGGCCGACCTTAAGCAGGAGGCGATATCGCGGGGTCTTTCCGCACAGGCGGCGGACCGGACGCTCTCCGGGGCCCGGGTCGACCAGACAGTCCTTGCCCGGGACCGGGCGCAGGGCATCTTCAAGATGCCCTTTCTGGAGTTCTCCAAGCGGGTCATCTCCGGCTACCGGATGAAGAACGGTGCGGCGAACATGCAGAAATATGCCGCCATCTTCCAGCGCACCGAGCAGGAATATGGCGTGCCCGCTCCCGTCATCACCGCCTTTTGGGCACTTGAAACCGACTTCGGAGCGGTTCAGGGCGACTTCAATACCGTCAACGCCCTGGCGACACTGGCGCATGATTGCCGCCGTCCGGAACTGTTCCGTCCGCAGCTCATCGCCGCCATCGAAATGGTTCAGCGCGGCGATCTCGACCCGCAACGCACCACCGGTGCCTGGGCGGGCGAAATCGGCATGGTGCAGATGCTTCCCGAGGATATCATCAAGTTCGGCCGCGACGGCGACGGCGACGGGCATGTGCGTCTGAAGGAAAGCGCTGCCGATGCGATTCTGAGCGCCGGCGCCTTCATCCAGCATCTGGGCTGGCGCCGGGGCGAGCCGTGGCTGCAGGAGGTCACGGCGCCGCAGAACCTCAACTGGGCGGAAACGGGGCTTGGCAATGCAAAGACCGGAGCCCAGTGGGCGGCCCTAGGTGTTCAACCGCGCTGGGGACAGATCTCCTCGAACCTGCCTGCCTCCCTCATCCTTCCGCAGGGCCGCAAGGG is a window of Roseibium salinum DNA encoding:
- a CDS encoding ABC transporter substrate-binding protein, translated to MKSWISHCLAHASGMIAGLALTCQALVAQEIPELKIGFMATLSGPAAIFGEQMRDGFMLGLKQSNGALGGLPTNVLVVDDKLDPEYAVEEVTKLIEQNGIDILVGVNFSRVMLAVHDPVVRSKTIFIGTQSGPAPIAGRQCSRYFFSTASQDDQVHETMGRYASLKGYQQVVTVAPDYEAARDAVAAFRRHFKGQIARELFPKLGQSDFSEEFRQVSEIEPDAIFAYMPGGMGVELVRQFHASGLKGIVPFLSSRTINAVTLPHTGETAEGLFSASHWAPNLDNPSNKRFVREFGREYKYEPSVYAAQGYDAARLIHFALELTGGVKDQEVLLSAINAAPFESVRGDFRFNSNQFPIQDLYLVEGVRRTSRLYEMEAIARIFDDVGDAYAGSCRM
- a CDS encoding lytic murein transglycosylase, encoding MADLRNFIRHKTTGLFMTRRVLFASRLAAAAFSAVWIAASPAAAQQCGGDFRQFLADLKQEAISRGLSAQAADRTLSGARVDQTVLARDRAQGIFKMPFLEFSKRVISGYRMKNGAANMQKYAAIFQRTEQEYGVPAPVITAFWALETDFGAVQGDFNTVNALATLAHDCRRPELFRPQLIAAIEMVQRGDLDPQRTTGAWAGEIGMVQMLPEDIIKFGRDGDGDGHVRLKESAADAILSAGAFIQHLGWRRGEPWLQEVTAPQNLNWAETGLGNAKTGAQWAALGVQPRWGQISSNLPASLILPQGRKGPAFLAYPNFNVYLEWNQSFVYTTTAAYFATRLAGAPVYNEGNPEPGLSDAQMKQLQTKLANMGYDVGKIDGILGSGTRAAVRDAQQRLGMPADAWPTPALLNRL
- a CDS encoding SH3 domain-containing protein; the encoded protein is MYSISLPPREFEPQSDVSPDSKPSVTANQELKLVRPSEPFPEAEAPQEQSKNAEILAARILHLHATAEVAETKRPRLIDNYDEPALDVPGVLWRAKEDVRAVPPRPEALALSDRTVSSGSLRNGPSFKALLISSLLIVAAGSGALAVSMTGLLQDRGDGSRTVETLSITAEPTIESLIAGSDGVSSGGSTAGETAAGEIDTAKAQAKAQIRKVFAARDPNASASVNQAAAVADTAQDPSPDKIQARVEPRQAGEAGNTLSEAGATGSALAQTGQTGAAVPAAGEISTASEQSETGIETLPGDPAYTNTGLVSVAVNLRQTADNDSEVLTVVPENSEVRFSECGPWWCNISYEGQSGFISQKYLQR
- a CDS encoding alkene reductase; this encodes MAGTTLFSPAKAGAIDLKNRIVMAPLTRNRARPQDDAPFEIHVEYYRQRAGAGLIVTEASQISPQGKGYAWTPGIYSDAQVNGWKKVTDAVHAAGGRIVIQLWHVGRISHPVLQTGGADPVAPSAIAANSKTFDGTGFVDTPTPRALEISEIPGIIEDYTRAAENAKRAGFDGVEIHAANGYLIDQFLRDGSNKRDDGYGGPIENRARFLKEVTEAVVGVWGGDRVGVRLSPFSNANDIEDSNPQETFSYAVRLLNGYGLAYLHLVEGQTGGPRDIPEGGDLAGLYALFDGARMGNNGYDRASAIKAIESETLDLVAFGRPFISNPDLVVRLQKEAPLNELDRDTLYGGTEKGYTDYPTLEESSIAAQ
- a CDS encoding TetR/AcrR family transcriptional regulator, translated to MSEAQFHKSSPEKRVSGPGRPRNFDEAAALEAAMNVFWQKGFEATSLDDLTKAMGLSRSSFYGAFGDKQSLFLRAVEHYSSNGIRNLRNVAETAGGDPIDAMMQAISDPKGGPRGCLLVNCITELAPHDEKVAALGRRHLESIEEIFARALDPQNPDAVRDKARAYSSLAIGTLALRKAGIPADRIADTLKQARSVLSP